The following is a genomic window from Planctomycetia bacterium.
CCGGCTCCACGAGCGCTGGCGCGTCGAAGCCATCTTCCGCGGCCATTTCAAGATGGACCTCCATGTGGTCGACGCGGCCAAACAATTTCTCGATCGTCTCAAGGGCGTCGTCGATCCGCAGGAAAAACGCATCCGCATCGGCCACGAATTCATCGAGGTCTTCAAGCACGAATCCAAGCGCATCCCCAATGCCCGATTCCTCGCGCAGGGCACGCTCTACCCCGACGTCATCGAGTCGGGCCACAGCGCCGCCGGGACCGCCGCGAACATCAAGCTGCACCACAACGTCGGCGGCCTTCCCGCCGAACTGGGCTTCGAACTCGTCGAGCCGCTGCGACACCTCTTTAAGGACGAGGTGCGCATCATCGGCGAGCTGCTCGGCCTGCCGGAGGAGCTCGTCTGGCGACATCCCTTCCCCGGCCCCGGCCTCGCCGTGCGCATGATCGGCGACGTGACCGAGGCGCGGCTGGAAATCCTCCGCCTCGCCGATCAGATCATCATCGAAGAACTCACCGCCGCCGGGTGGTATCGAAAGGTCGCCCAGGCTTTCGGCGTGCTCATTCCCGTCGCCAGCGTCGGCGTCATGGGAGACGGCCGGGCCTATCAGGACCAGAGCGTCATCGCCGTGCGCTTTGTGGAGTCGGTCGACTTCATGACCGCCGACTGGGTCCATATCGACCACGCCATCCTCGCCCGCATCAGCAGCCGCATCACCAACGAAGTCCGCGGCATCAACCGCGTCGTTTACGACATCACCAGCAAGCCCCCGGCCACCATCGAGTGGGAATGACCACCCTCCGGCGGGCCATGCAAACCGCCCCCCTTCCGGTTAACATTTGCCGCCTGAAAGGATGTCCATGCGCCCACGAATCAAGGAACTCATCGCCGAGGCCGCCGCCGCCATCGGTCGACTCGATGACGCCCGACAGGAGCAGATCGAGTCCGCCGCGCGGATGATCGTCGACGCCCTCAAGGCGGGCCGCACCCTCTACATCTGCGGCAACGGCGGGTCGGCCGCCGACGCTCAGCACATCGCCGCCGAACTCACCGGCCGCTATCAGCGCCAGCGCCTGGCCTTCAACTGCGTCGCACTCACCGTCAACTCCAGCAACCTCACCGCCATCGGCAACGACTACGGCTTCGATCAGGTCTTCGCCCGGCAGGTCGAGGCCCACGTGCGAAAGGGCGACGTCCTCTGGGCCATCAGCACCAGCGGCAAGAGCCCCAGCATCCTCCTCGCGGCGAAGGCTGCTCGGCAGCGCGGCGCGAAGGTCCTCGGCTTCACCGGCGAGGACGGCCACAGCCTCACCGAGCTTTGTGATCTGTCCTTCGTCGCCCCGGCCAAGTCGGCCTACGCCATTCAGCAGCTTCACGAACTCGCCTACCACATCATCTGCGACCTCGTCGAGCGCAGCGCCGAGGAGATCGAGAAAGGACTCTCGGCATGATCGGCGCCGCCGTCATCGGCATGGGCTACTGGGGCCCGAACCTGGCGCGCAACTTCGCCACCGCCGACGACTGCGCGCTGGTGATGTGCTGCGACAAGGATCGCCGCCGTCTGGAGAAGACCGCCCGGCAGTACCCCGCCGCGACGATGACCGACAGCCTCGCCGAAGTGCTCGACAATAAGAAGGTGGACATCGTCTCCATCGCCACGCCGGTCCACACGCATTACAGCCTCGCCAAGGCCGCCCTCTCCGCGGGCAAGCACGTCCTCGTGGAGAAGCCGCTGACCGGCAGCGTCGCCGAGGCGGAGGAACTGGTCGACCTGGCGAAGAAAAACGGCCGCGTCCTCATGGTCGATCACACCTTCATCTATCACCCCGCCGTCGAGAAGATCAAGGACATCATCCGACGCGGCGAGCTCGGCGACATCTGCTATTACGACTCCGTCCGCATCAACCTCGGCCTCTTCCAGCACGACATCAGCGTCCTCTGGGACCTCGCCCCGCACGACGCCTCCATCATGGAGCACCTGATCGGCAAGCCGGTCAAGTGGGTGCAGGCCGCCGGCGCGCGACACGCCGGCCAGCCGGTCGAGTCGATGGCCTACGTCACCGTCCAGTTCGACGACAACATCCTCGGCCACATGCACGTCAACTGGCTCAGCCCCGTGAAGGTCCGGCAGATCATCGTCGGCGGCGGCAAGCGCATGCTGGTCTACGACGACAACCTCGTCACCGAGAAGGTGAAGATTTACGATCGCGGCGTCGAGCTGCACAGCATCGAGGGCATCCATCAGGCGATGGTCCAGTACCGCATGGGCGATATGTACGCCCCGGCCATCGCCACGGAAGAGGCCCTCAAGCGCGCCATCCAGCACCTGGTCTATTGCATCCGCGAGAGTAAAAGCCCTGTCACCGACGGCGCGGCAGGCCTTCGCGTGGTGCGCATTCTCGAGGCGGCCGAGCGCTCGCTGGAATCCGGCTCGCGCATCACGCTGTAGCGCGTACGCGGCGCCGCCGTAGGGTGGGCTCGGCCCACCATGTATTCTTATTACCATCCTGACGGAGAACCCCCCGTGCCCGATCCGCTTCCGACCTACAACCGCATCGCCGACGACGTGAAGCTCGCGCCCGGCGTGAAGGTCTTCGGCTTCGCCAATCTCTACGGCTGCGAGATCGGCGAGAACACCAAGATCGGCACCTACGTCGAGGTGCAGAAGAACGCGAAGATCGGCGCCAACTGCAAAATCTCCAGCCACACCTTCATCTGCGAGGGCGTCACCATCGAGGACGAGGTCTTCGTCGGCCACCACGTCGTCTTCATCAACGACCGCCGCCCCAGGGCGACGACCGAGGACGGGGCCTTGCAGACCGAAGCGGATTGGAAGGTCGCCCCGACGGTGGTGAAGCGCCGGGCCTCCATCGGCAGCGGCGCGGTGATCCTCTGCGACGTAACCATCGGCGAAGGCGCGACAATCGGGGCCGGGGCGGTGGTGACGAAGGACGTGCCGGCGGGGGCGACGGTGGCGGGGAACCCGGCGCGGGTGATGTACGCGCGATAGTTCTGCGAACATTTCCATACCAGCCCGAAGCGCAAGCGAGGATGTCTCGGGTGATATTCCGTGCGACATGAAGTGACAATTGGGCGTGCTGGGAAGCAAAAACCCAAGGTGACATAAGGTGACACAAGGCCTCGAGCGGCGATTGCAACTCGTGCGGCGGGCACGGGTTGGGGCGGTTCGAGTTTTGGGTGGTTTTTTAGGAAAAGGGCTTCGATACTCAGCATGTGAGTCGGTCGGGGCTTTCGCATTGGACTTTGGCATCGCAGAAGCTCCTTCGAAGAGCAATGCTTGCTCCACGTCCGCGCCTATGGGTTAAGAGGCGCAACGCCGTTGGCGTATTGGTTAAGTTAATTGGTGCATAGTAGCGTGCCCCTATCATCCCCTCATCCAGTATACTTTGGAGGATGTCAAATGGATCAAAGCGGTACGATGTATTCATTTCACACGCGAGCGAGGACAAACAAACCGTCGTTAGGGAGTTGGCCCACGCACTTCGATCGAGGCGCTTCGCAGTATGGTATGACGAATTCAGCCTCCAAGTTGGTGATGGGCTAAGGAAATCTATTGATGAGGGACTCGCCCAGTCACGGTTCGGTATCGTTGTACTTAGCAGGGCGTTTTTTCAAAAACAGTGGACACAATGGGAACTCGACGGCCTGGTCCAGCGTCAGATGACTGGCCATACAGTCATCCTGCCGGTATGGCATGAGGTTTCGCGGGAAGATGTGGCGACCAATTCACCCTCTTTAGCAAACATCGTAGCTGCCACCACCGCCGAAGGCATTGACGCAGTTGTGAATAAACTCGCTGGAGTCCTTCGCCCAGAAAAGTCGTCGCTTGAAGTCGCATATGAGATTCTTCGCAAATTTGGCGCCGACCCTCCCCCAATCAGCGACGACTGGTGGTTGTACGTCGCGGAGGAGTACGCCACTCCGTACTCACTAGTCGATCCTTGGCGATTGAGAGTTCCTGTTTGCCCCTCTGACACTCCAGAACGCGGATGGAACTTGGCTTGGTCTGCGATGCAATGGGAGTGGTGCCAGGAAGCATGTTACCGCCGACTCACTTGTACAGCCCACCCGAATGATGTTCTGGATTTCATCGGAGAGATGCCGGGACTCGAGCAGGCGGCATGCAGTGATGTCGAAAGTGTGCTATCTCACGCCCCACAATTGTCGATACCTGGCCTTGCCGGACGTTTTGAGAACGAAATTCAGCAATTCTATGAGAAGTCTGTTCAGGAATCCTCACGACGCCGTCAGCGGAACGACCGCTCTGGGAGCGCGTGCACACTGAGCGGACTATGCCCGCTATGCGAAACGAATGTGGCATTGCGCCATCCGACGTTTGGCGATTGGGAACCCGCTTATGTAGCGAATTGGTTTTGTAAGCCCTGTAATGGCAGGTCCTTTGGGATCGAAATCGCCGACGTGCTGTTTTGGTTATTGTCCAATCGTTCGGAATGGATCGGTAACAAGAATCGGGAATTCCTACTTCGCGGAATCGCCGAGTGGGGAATATGGAATTGGGGCACCTATGCAGCGGGGGCATGGTTCAGTTCAGACGAGGTCCGTTCAGCGTCGCACTACGGGCAGCTCAGTGAGTACCTGTTAAAGCAACTCGAATCGAAATCCTCGAGAATACGGATTCCAAGTGGGGCGGTAAAGGATCTCCACGAGCGGATCGGTTACTCTGTGCGGACCTTACAGTTTCTTGAGCCGGTCGAGGACATCGCACAGAAGTTTCTGAGGATGGATTTCCTTAAAAAATGGTTGAAGGAGAATCGCTCACGCGGATATGGACAGCAGACCCGAAAGAAGGATTAGTAGATGTAGCTTATGCGCAGAGAGGGCGACTGAGATGACTAAGAAGGACATTGAAGCTGAAGAAAACAAGGTTCCGGAGTTGACTTCCTTCGGCATTGGTGTTTACAAGAAGGAAGAAAGATGAGTGACGCTGGTGCGAGATTCCCTTCTCGCACCCCCCGCGATGGGAATCCGTTCCCATGTCCCACCCCGCCGGGCAGGCCCTCTCGTACATGGGAAGATTCCCAGTGACCTGCTCCCCGAGACTTGATCCAGTTCTTATGAGAGTCTTAACTGCCCGGATGGGCAAGGAGATTCTTGATGAAGCGAAGACGACATGGCCCGGAGCAGATCATCGCCAAGCTGCGTGAGGCGGACGCGATGCTGACGGCCGGGGCGAGCATCGGTCAGGTGTGCCAGCGGCTGGAAGTCAGCGAGCCGACCCTTCACCGCTGGCGGAACCAGTACGGCGGGATGAAGGCCGAGGCGGCCAAGCAGCTCAAGGAGCTGGAGATCGAGAACCGCCGGCTAAAGAAGGCGGTGGCCGACCTGATTCTGGACAAGCAGATCCTGGAGGAAGTGCTGAAGGGAAAATAGCGAGCCCGGCGCGCCGCAGGGAGGCGGTGCAGGAGGCGCAGACGGCATGCGAGGTGTCGGAGCGTCGGGCGTGTGAGGTGGTTGGTCAGCCGCGAAGCACTCAGCGGTACGAGCCGCTCGTGGTGGAGGATGAGCCGATGCTGGTGCGCGCGATGCATGAGCAGGTACGACACCATCCCCGGTATGGCTACCGTCGGGTCTGGGCGCTCTTGCGGGGTGAGGGCTGGAAGGTGAACCGCAAGCGAGTTTATCGCTTGTGGCGGAAGGAAGGGTTTCGAGTGCCTCGAAGGCAGCACAAGAAGCGCAGATTGGGCCATAGCGACGGGGGGATTCTGCGTCATCGCCCGGAACACCCCAACCACGTCTGGGCCTGGGATTTCATCCATGACCGGGATGAGGGCCATCGGTCGCTGAAGTGGTTGACGCTGGTCGACGAGTACACCCGGGAGTGCCTGGCGTTGGAAGTCGAGCGCGGCATGACCGCCTCGGTGATCATCGACATCGTCGCCCAGGTGATCCTCATTCGCGGGGCGCCGCGGTTCCTCCGCAGTGACAACGGTCCGGAGTTCATCGCCCAGGCGCTGCGAAGCTACTTGGAGGCGGCGCAGATTGGCACGCTCTACATCGAGCCGGGCAGCCCCTGGGAGAACGGCTACTCCGAGAGCTTCAATGGCAAGCTGCGCGATGAACTGCTCAATGCCGAGTCTTTCGCCGATCTGCGCGAGGCCAAGGTCCTGGCGGCCACCTGGCAAAATGATTACAACCACCATCGGCCGCATTCGTCGCTGGGCTATCAGACGCCGGCGGCGTATGCGGCCCAGTGTAGATCGGAAGCCTTGGGGGCCCTGCCCCCAAACCCCCGCCAAGGGCTCTGCCCCTGGACCCCGGCTTCTTCCCCTCCTGCCGGTTCGCTATCAGCGCCTGCGCAGGATCGAAAAGTGGACTCGACTCTCATAGCAACTGGTACATAAATTGGGGGCAGGTCACCAGGCTTCAAAATGCGAGAAAGGATTCACGCACCAGCCGCCTACACGACTTCGTTGGAAGTGACCAGACTCGCCGCGTCCTGCACCGAGTGGCCGCAGAGTTGGCCGATGGAGATGACCGCCGTCGGTTCGGCCGGGTCTTCGATCCGCCAGATGACGAGCTGGTCGCGGCGGTCGTTGATGCCGGCGATCCACGGCCCGGCCGCCAGGGCCCAGCGCATCGGCTGGCCCGCCGCGTACTTCGTGCTCACCTGCTCGCCGGGGATCATCATCTCCAGATGCGGCCGCCGGTCGGCGATCAGCAGGCGCGGCACCCCGCCGCCCTCCAGAAAAACGATCGACTCCACCGCGCTGCCGCAGGCAAAGCGCAGCGAATCCATCAACTGCGGCGCATCGGCCCGCCACGAGACGATCTGCCCCGACTCCAGCCCCGCGTAAATCGCCCCTTCAGCGAGGGTCAGCGCTGTGACACTGGCCGGCGCGTTCATGACGATCGGCTCGGCCTCGCCGTCCGGCCCGATGCCCACGACGCGGCGATCGACGGCCATCCACGCCGTGCCTTTATCATCCGTCCGCAGGTCGCGCACCGACTTGGCCGTGAGGAACAGCTCGGCGCGCGGCAGATCGAAATGATCCGTCCTGCGAAGGGCCCACTCGATCAGCCCCACCTCCGAGTGCGTCGCCAGAAGCCGCTCGCCGATGACCGCCGCCGCGTTCACCCCGCCGCGAAGGGGCCGGTCCACGTCGAAGAGGAAGGTCAGCCGCGGGTCCTGCTCGGTCCGCAGCACATGCACGCCGCGCTTCGCCCCCGCCAGCACGACCGACTTACCCTCCCAGGTCCCCGCGTGCACCGAGCGCAGCGGGCCCGCGTCGCCGGCCAGCGACAATCGGCGCGTCGGCCTCGCCGGCGATGCCGGGTCGAACCACAGCAGTTCATCCCCGGCGACGATCAGAATCGTGTGCGACTGCGCGGCGCCGCCTTGCCGCGCGAGCAGCGCCTGATACAGCCCCCCGCGCTGAAGCGGATCAAACGCGCGGATCAGCTCCACCAGCGAGCTGCCCTTGTTCTTTTCCGCCATCGCCTGAAGACGATCGAGCGTGTCGGCCAGCTCGGTCAGCCGCTGCCGCCTGGCATCGGACGACAGCTCCCGCAGCTTCTGCTCCGCCGCGATGCGATCGGCCCGAAGCTTCTGCACGCGCTGGGCCTCGGCCGCCCGGGCGAAGTCCTTCGACGCCGTGACGATGCGCGCGTCGCCGACCAATTCCAGCCCCGACGAAAAGCCGACCGGCTTGAACGCATCCTCCAGAATGGCGTCGAACTGCGGCCAGGTCTGCGGCGAGAGCAGGTCCGCCGCGCTGCGGGCCTTCACAAAGGTCTCCACCGCCGAATGAACCGCCTCGGCGCAGTACGTCTGCAGCGCGTCCAGCGTCACCGCCGCGGCACTGCCCATCAGGCGATCGCAAAAGCCCGCCAGCTCGGTGCGCTCCGCCACCACCCTGACCTGAAGGCCGACCGACGCGGACAGTTCAAAACCGTCGGAGGAACTGAGCCGATCGAAGTTGTACCCCAGCGAAAAAGGCGCTTTGCGAACGAACATCACGCGGACAGCGCCGTCGGCCTCAATCATCGAACCGGGCCCCGCGACGCGCGGCGAGCCCACTTGCGGCCAGACCATCGCGGAGCAGTCCGGCGGAAGCACCAGCGAACGCGTCAGGAACGAAAAGACGTCCCCCGCCGCCGCCCGCCGCGCCACCAGCCGCTCGTCGCCCAGAAAATTCGAGATTTCAAATTTGGTCGTCATTGCGTTGATTGTAGATTGCGCCGCACGACATATCAGGAAGTTTGTCAATGCGACTTTGAGAACTCTTCAAAGCGGATCAGGTCCTTCTTCCGCACCGACGGGCCGACCGCTTCAATCGCCGCGACCAGGTCCGCCTTGCCGATCGCCCCCGCTCCCGCGCCGCCGACGGCCTTCATGAAGGGAATCGTCGCCGCCCGCTCGGCCACCGCCTTGATGTCCGCCCCGCTGTAGCCGTCGAGCAGCCGCACCATCTCGGCGAAGTCGATGTCCGCCGCCAGCGGCCGCTTGCCGAGGTATATCTCGAGCAGCTTGAAGCGCGCCGGCTCATCCGGCAGCGGCACATAGACCTTCGCATCAAACCGCCCCGGCCGCATGACCGCCGCGTCCAGGGCCCACGGCTCGTTCGTCGCGCCGACGAAAAGCAGCGAGCGCGTCGAGCTTCGATCGAACCCTTCCAGTTCCTGCAATATCTGCGGCACCACGCGCGTCATGACGCTGCTGTTCGAATCGCGCCGGCTCGGCACCAGCGACTCGATCTCGTCGATGAAGATGATCGCCCGCGCCTCGGCCTTCGCCGCCGTGAACAGCTTGCGAATGTTCTGCTCCGCCTCGCCGACCCACTTCGAAAGCACCTGCGCCGGGCTGATGACGAACATCGTCGCGTCGATCTCGCAGGCGATGGCCTTGGCGATCATCGTCTTGCCTGTGCCGGGCGGGCCATAGAGCAAGAGCCCCCCGCCTGTGGAGATGCCATACCGCTGCGCCAACTCCGCATGGGCGAAGGGGTAGATCATCTTCAGGCGTATCTCGTGCTTGACGTCTTCCAGCCCGGCGATGTCGTCGAAGCGGATGCTCGGCTTGTCGCGGACGATCCAGTCCTGGGCGTTGGCCCCCTTCTCGTCTTCATCGCCGCTGGCCGCGCGGCGCCGCTCCTCTTTGCGATGCTCGCCCTTGAGATCGCACTGCTTGGCAAACTCGATCAACTCGGCCGCCATCGCCTTGCGCCGCTGGCGCTGCGCGGCGTCGGAGGTCTCCGCGGCGATCTTGATCATCGCATCGGCCGCCTGCATGAGAAACGGCTTGGCCGCGGGATAGTCCCCGTTCTTGTAGGCGGCGAGGCCGCGTTCTTTCAGGCGTTCGAAGGTATCGTAGGAGACGGACATGGTTGAATAGTGAGTAATGATGAATGGAGAATCAAGTAACAACAACAGCCGCTATAGACGAAATTCCGAGGCCCCTCGACCTAAGCTTGATTACGAATCAACCGCCGAGCAATAGCGCCCCACCTATCGTCCCTAGTTTGTCGAGGACATCAGACTGAGACTGCGCGCTCAGAATATGCTGATCCCAAATACCCACCGGCAACAGAATCGGGGCATTGAGTTTTTCATCGAGTTCACTCGAAAGCTGTGTGTACGCCGATTTAGAAAAGCTGTTGAACTCGACGGCCCACAGCTTGCACTCATCTGCCAGAATCTGCCACTTGGGAAATACCGTTCCGCCGACGGCTCCGCTCATCGCGGTTTGATTCGGATGTTCGTTCATCCAGTTTAGATGGTCATACAGTACGGCCAGCTCACCAAGAAAACCTTGTAGGCGCTCAGATGTGCCTTTCGCGAGCGGATCAACCCCATTAGTTGACCTCGAGGCCAGTTCATCTCGCAATCTGCGAATAGTACCAGGCCACTCTTTTTGCCATTCGGGCAACTGGGCCCTTTCAGACGTCGTAAACATGTTGTTCCAGTATGCGACCGTCTCAGATTCGGAATTGCCACCCCAAAACCAAACCATGGCAATCACAATCAGTACAACTATCCAGAGCCTTGATTTCTTTGTCTCCGAAGCTGGTTGCGGAACCTGCTCTGGGTTGCCTGCGTTCCTTGTTTCACTAGGCCAAGCCTTTGTCATGCCCCTGATCA
Proteins encoded in this region:
- the guaA gene encoding glutamine-hydrolyzing GMP synthase: MINRSIAILDFGSQFIQLIARRVRENHVHSLIFPPTVSPEELARNNVFGIILSGGPASTYAAAAPKPHPGIFDMDLPILGICYGMQVACEQLGAKVSAAPHREYGRASLEIRGDDPLVRHLPRSTTVWMSHGDIVTGIGDDFITLAETPSCPHAIVRHKRRPLYGIQFHPEVSHTPEGSQLLRNFLFDVCKAEASWCPGSIVEQSIEDIRAKVKGDDRVICGLSGGVDSSVTAALLHRAIGDRLTCIFVDNGLLRLHERWRVEAIFRGHFKMDLHVVDAAKQFLDRLKGVVDPQEKRIRIGHEFIEVFKHESKRIPNARFLAQGTLYPDVIESGHSAAGTAANIKLHHNVGGLPAELGFELVEPLRHLFKDEVRIIGELLGLPEELVWRHPFPGPGLAVRMIGDVTEARLEILRLADQIIIEELTAAGWYRKVAQAFGVLIPVASVGVMGDGRAYQDQSVIAVRFVESVDFMTADWVHIDHAILARISSRITNEVRGINRVVYDITSKPPATIEWE
- a CDS encoding SIS domain-containing protein; this translates as MRPRIKELIAEAAAAIGRLDDARQEQIESAARMIVDALKAGRTLYICGNGGSAADAQHIAAELTGRYQRQRLAFNCVALTVNSSNLTAIGNDYGFDQVFARQVEAHVRKGDVLWAISTSGKSPSILLAAKAARQRGAKVLGFTGEDGHSLTELCDLSFVAPAKSAYAIQQLHELAYHIICDLVERSAEEIEKGLSA
- a CDS encoding Gfo/Idh/MocA family oxidoreductase encodes the protein MIGAAVIGMGYWGPNLARNFATADDCALVMCCDKDRRRLEKTARQYPAATMTDSLAEVLDNKKVDIVSIATPVHTHYSLAKAALSAGKHVLVEKPLTGSVAEAEELVDLAKKNGRVLMVDHTFIYHPAVEKIKDIIRRGELGDICYYDSVRINLGLFQHDISVLWDLAPHDASIMEHLIGKPVKWVQAAGARHAGQPVESMAYVTVQFDDNILGHMHVNWLSPVKVRQIIVGGGKRMLVYDDNLVTEKVKIYDRGVELHSIEGIHQAMVQYRMGDMYAPAIATEEALKRAIQHLVYCIRESKSPVTDGAAGLRVVRILEAAERSLESGSRITL
- a CDS encoding N-acetyltransferase: MYSYYHPDGEPPVPDPLPTYNRIADDVKLAPGVKVFGFANLYGCEIGENTKIGTYVEVQKNAKIGANCKISSHTFICEGVTIEDEVFVGHHVVFINDRRPRATTEDGALQTEADWKVAPTVVKRRASIGSGAVILCDVTIGEGATIGAGAVVTKDVPAGATVAGNPARVMYAR
- a CDS encoding toll/interleukin-1 receptor domain-containing protein; translation: MSNGSKRYDVFISHASEDKQTVVRELAHALRSRRFAVWYDEFSLQVGDGLRKSIDEGLAQSRFGIVVLSRAFFQKQWTQWELDGLVQRQMTGHTVILPVWHEVSREDVATNSPSLANIVAATTAEGIDAVVNKLAGVLRPEKSSLEVAYEILRKFGADPPPISDDWWLYVAEEYATPYSLVDPWRLRVPVCPSDTPERGWNLAWSAMQWEWCQEACYRRLTCTAHPNDVLDFIGEMPGLEQAACSDVESVLSHAPQLSIPGLAGRFENEIQQFYEKSVQESSRRRQRNDRSGSACTLSGLCPLCETNVALRHPTFGDWEPAYVANWFCKPCNGRSFGIEIADVLFWLLSNRSEWIGNKNREFLLRGIAEWGIWNWGTYAAGAWFSSDEVRSASHYGQLSEYLLKQLESKSSRIRIPSGAVKDLHERIGYSVRTLQFLEPVEDIAQKFLRMDFLKKWLKENRSRGYGQQTRKKD
- a CDS encoding ATP-binding protein, translating into MSVSYDTFERLKERGLAAYKNGDYPAAKPFLMQAADAMIKIAAETSDAAQRQRRKAMAAELIEFAKQCDLKGEHRKEERRRAASGDEDEKGANAQDWIVRDKPSIRFDDIAGLEDVKHEIRLKMIYPFAHAELAQRYGISTGGGLLLYGPPGTGKTMIAKAIACEIDATMFVISPAQVLSKWVGEAEQNIRKLFTAAKAEARAIIFIDEIESLVPSRRDSNSSVMTRVVPQILQELEGFDRSSTRSLLFVGATNEPWALDAAVMRPGRFDAKVYVPLPDEPARFKLLEIYLGKRPLAADIDFAEMVRLLDGYSGADIKAVAERAATIPFMKAVGGAGAGAIGKADLVAAIEAVGPSVRKKDLIRFEEFSKSH